From Maniola hyperantus chromosome 21, iAphHyp1.2, whole genome shotgun sequence, the proteins below share one genomic window:
- the LOC117992523 gene encoding uncharacterized protein, translating into MTYEGVYQRLGLKLSEEFQLLAEQKWILGALNKIKNQRNCLQIERLHLESMKAVLKKNSKSSMPASPAPQIPEEEIKEPTDALNLMQNSTAKGAEHNEVEEIRLDGETVNNEELDLLVNNAVYDLDHNQDIDMEEEDEEEDNDDMFIDMNMFMNGEPSRF; encoded by the exons ATGACTTATGAAGGTGTATATCAAAGGTTGGGGCTAAAGTTGTCCGAGGAGTTCCAGCTCTTGGCTGAACAGAAATGGATATTAGGAGCACTCAATAAAATAAAGAACCAACGGAATTGTTTACAG atagaaAGACTCCATCTGGAGAGTATGAAAGCGGTTCTCAAAAAAAACTCCAAATCGAGTATGCCAGCATCACCGGCACCCCAAATTCCAGAAGAAGAAATCAAAGAGCCTACAGATGCACTGAACTTGATGCAGAATTCCACAGCCAAGGGCGCAGAACATAATGAAGTTGAAGAGATACGGCTTGACGGAGAAACTGTCAATAATGAGGAGCTGGACTTACTTGTCAATAATGCTGTTTATG ATTTGGATCACAATCAGGATATAGATATGGAGGAAGAAGATGAAGAGGAGGACAATGATGATATGTTCATAGATATGAACATGTTCATGAACGGAGAGCCCAGTCGGTTCTAA
- the LOC117992522 gene encoding uncharacterized protein, with the protein MDSFSGSSSCDSSDSDTENEFEICCRPGGSCSRGPSNLPFDPRSIENLILSISDQFNFRVLLNDSRTKKAVLVTAGLTLAGSLIGKHYGGKAGAAVGGAIGGVCGLGVVVVSMRDIWQDIKEKLWELFDIVYDYLAGLGIEDYKMAAKFLMQNSGHSSQLAMLILQVTSDILGKQILSSLSAGL; encoded by the exons ATGGATTCCTTCTCTGGATCTTCCAGTTGTGATTCTTCCGATTCAGATACAGAAAATGAATTTGAAATATGCTGCAGACCAGGAGGATCGTGTTCAAGAGGCCCCAGCAACCTGCCTTTCGACCCTAGATCAATCGAAAATCTGATTCTATCCATCAGCGACCAATTTAACTTCCGTGTTCTTCTAAACGACAGCCGAACAAAGAAGGCTGTCCTTGTAACTGCCGGGCTGACTTTAGCAGGAAGTCTGATTGGCAAGCACTATGGAGGGAAAGCTGGTGCAGCGGTGGGCGGTGCGATTGGTGGAGTTTGCGGACTTGGAGTTGTCG TCGTATCAATGCGTGATATTTGGCAAgatataaaagaaaagctgtGGGAGTTATTTGATATCGTCTACGATTACCTAGCTGGACTGGGAATCGAagattacaaaatggccgccaaattCCTGATGCAAAATAGTGGACACAGCTCGCAGCTAGCCATGCTTATTCTGCAGGTCACTTCTGATATTTTAGGGAAACAAATATTATCCAGTTTGTCCGCTGGTTTGTAA
- the LOC117992524 gene encoding protein C19orf12 homolog, translated as MSSVVEPYNIMSTQINFDQRWIEGIILKLADAFDIRVKWDTEAAMLTGAFALAGGLVGGYAGGRMGAALGAGLGGAAGFGVSTMVSLREIWDSVKAQLKELSFIVFNYLRRLDPADYVHALNVLMACSASKRELVMTILDFVAHKLGREVISSITAA; from the exons ATGTCCTCTGTCGTTGAaccctataatattatgtcgacaCAAATAAATTTTGACCAGCGATGGATTGAGGGAATCATACTGAAATTAG CTGATGCATTTGACATAAGAGTGAAATGGGATACGGAGGCGGCCATGTTAACGGGGGCCTTTGCCCTGGCGGGCGGGCTTGTAGGGGGGTATGCTGGTGGGAGGATGGGGGCTGCATTGGGTGCAGGCCTTGGCGGAGCAGCTGGCTTTGGGGTATCCA CCATGGTGTCGCTTAGAGAAATCTGGGATTCAGTAAAAGCCCAACTAAAGGAGCTCTCATTCATAGTGTTCAACTACTTGCGACGCCTCGACCCCGCAGACTACGTGCATGCGCTCAACGTGCTCATGGCTTGCTCTGCGAGTAAGCGCGAGCTAGTCATGACTATACTGGACTTTGTCGCTCACAAACTGGGGCGAGAAGTCATTTCTAGCATTACTGCTGCatag